The Serinus canaria isolate serCan28SL12 chromosome 2, serCan2020, whole genome shotgun sequence genomic interval TTTACAGATCTGCTCAAGCTGCTTCTTGTCTCCCATCTTTTCAGGTCCCAGAGTTGAACACAATTTCCATTCTACCCCAAcaagagcagaggggcagaattccccCCCTCACATTCTGACCATGCTGTGGACATGAGCCCAGGGCATGAGGAGTTTCTGGTCAGCTCATACACGTGGTGGGGCAGGTCCAGTTCTACATGCACCAACACCCCAAGGCTTTCTCCTCTGAGCTGCCCTCAATCCACTCATCGTCCAGTCTACAGCCATGTTTGGCATTGCTCCAAACCAGATGCAGGACCTTCCACTTGGCCTTCTTCAGCTTCATGAGATCGATAATATCCCACATCCCCAACCTGTTCCAGCCCCTGTGAATGCCATTCCTTCCCTCCAGACAACCAACCCCACTACTCAGCTAGGAGTGCTCCCTGCTTTTGCAGGTCATCCCGCTAAATGCCAGTATTCCGATTTCTGACAAAGGTGCAAAATTATAACAATCCCAACATGAGTCTCTGTGGGTCACCACTCATCCCTGTTCTCCACACAGGGACGTGGAGCCATTGATTACAAATCTTTGAGGGAGAGCATCCCAACCATTCCTTATCTGCCAAATGTTCCAACCCACATCCACATCTCTCCAGCTGAGAGACAAGGATGTTGCCTGGCACAGCAACAAAGGACTTGCACAAGTCCAGGTGCAGCTTACTGTCACCTCTTCCCTCATCCACCAGTTTTGGGGTGAATACCAACTCATCAAAGCTACTGCCAAGGTCAGATGGGCACAGCCTTGGGAGAGGGACATGGAATTGCAGAGCCATGGGAAGCAAAGTGTTCCCAGCAGCGTGActcaccaggctgtgccaggacagagaCAGCCAGCCTGAAAAATGCCCCAATGTCATGGCCAATGGCTGTCCCAAACCTTCAGCCATGGATCATCCTTGAGGCCTTGCTCTGTATATCCCTCTCCTCAGTCTTGTCTACCTTGTACCAACTTACCAAGAGAGTTACACAGGTCTCCAATATCCCTAGAGCAGATCAGAGGCAGAATCTGCTGCACCTGGATTGGAGCAATCTCAAACCTGCCAAATAAAGGCTGGGAGATGAGGGGATTGAGGACAAGGAGGAGCActtggggtgctggtggatgaagTATTGGACATGCCCAGCCATGTGTAAGCACAAAACAGAAACCCCACTGTGTCCTGGGCTCATGCCCACAGTGTGGTTGGAAGTTGAGGGGGtgatcctgctcctctgctccactctGGTGAGATTGGAGATGGGAGTTCAGCACTGGGACCTGGAAACAAGGAAGACATGGACCtgctcagccagagctggagatTGCCCTGGAAGACAATGATGGGCAGGAGCAATTGGTGTCCAGGGAAATTGCCCACAACACCCACAAGGGGTTTGTGCCAGAGGCAAGGCTGGACCTGCATTGGGGTCTCCAGGTTTGTGTTTCAGTAGCTGAAGGGTTTGTGTGATAATGCCCTGGAAGAGCAAAGTGAGTCAGTGAGTAGTGGAACTGCAGAAATAAGACCTAAGAGTGATCTTGGTGCACTATTTCAACCACACCAGGGGCCTCTACTATCCTGGCTTGGTGCTGAGTGTGACTGGAAGAAGcttgggagaagaaagaaggagtCATCTGAGGTAGTGATGCAAGAAATCTTTATTGAGGTAGCAGAGTGAAAACTCAGGAGCAGCCAGTGAAAGGGAGATGGTCTGAGGTGCAAGTAGGGCGAACATCAGCCAAGGTCCTTTTCTTTGGCAAGGTCTGGCCAGAGCATCAAGACTTTCaggccctgccatggcagcagcccagcagaggggCCCGATGGTCTCTGGCTTGGGAGAAGGGGTTTGCCCAGAGGGGGCTGGACAGAGTCGAAGGGGCgatgcagagcagggagcaggagaagaggaggaggcagatggGCCATGTttggggacagcccaggctggccccTTGGCTGCTGCCTTGCTTGGTGCCCtgagaacaggagctggaagttCTGAGCCCGCTTGAAAATCTTGTCCCAGAGATGAGTCCTCAATGCCTGAGATGAGTTCCAGGGAGTGGGTGGTTGGTGCCAGGGGTGGTGCTGAGGTTGGAATCTTAGCAGATGGAGCCATAGCCCCTTCTGCCATAGCAGTCCAGGCCTCCAAGGCCATAGCCAAATCCACGGCCATAACCAAGGCCAGAGCCAAAGCCACCAAAGCCACCAGagatgggctgtccctgcacactgaGCTCAGTGCCCACGGCAGCCGAGGAGGTGGATCCGACAGCGGTGTTCTGAGGGAAGGAGGTCAtgatgggtcctggcagggtgaccAGCACAGGAGAAGGCTGGATAACAACGCGGGAATCCTGGcattgcagggcacagggctcgtTGCAGCTGTTGGCCAGCGGGGTGGGTCCGCAGGGACGGCAGAGGCTGTTGCAGGCCATGGGTGTGGTGTGGAGGGTCCTGGAAGAGAGAGGGGGTGAGACAGGGCAGGCGTGTGAggggcagtggggcagcagggtgagggatTGTGGAGGCTGTTGTGGATCTGTGGGGAGGCGTgagggctgctgaggctggggctgagcatgCTGGAAGAGAGGGGCCAGGGATGCAGGACAGGAGGGTCAGGGGATTGAGGCTCACCTGGTTgttgcaggagcaggaggagaatgCTTCAGTAGAAGTGTGTGAGTGAGAAAGACTCCGGGCTTGGCTTTTATGCTGGTCCCGGAGGGGCGGGACAGCCTTGTCCCATGGCCTTGGGGCATTTTTTAGTCAGCAGCTTTTGGCTGGCACCACCTGGTGAGTCATGAGATGGGGAGTGATTTCCTTGATGCAATCCTGCAATTCCTTGTCCTTCTCTTGAGGCCATGTCCATCTGACCTTGGAGGCATCTTTCTGTCAGGAGTTGGTATTTGGGACGATTTGATTGTTCAGTATTTGTCAAGGAGGGCTGAATAAACAACCAGAGGCCTGGAGATTTGCAATGTCAGCAGTCATTTTGTAGTGTAACTCatgtgctgttgtttttttagTGCCGTATGATGGCTGGgactttgttttgttctgctggaTGTCCATCATTGTGTTATACCCCGGACTGCTGAGACAGcttctgaggagctgctggggaggtcACTGTGCAAAATCATGGAAGTTTCTGGTACCTGTGAATTTTACCTGATGGATGAAAGAGAGCTCCTGGCCTTGTGTCCTGAGTGGAGTCAGGGGAGAGGATCTGGGAAACGTGAGGCTATTCAGGATGAACTTGTTACAGTGTTATGGTCCATTTGGATTTCCTAAATTAAAACAATGACCTAATCTGTCATTTAAAATGTATTCCTGACCTCTgtcagaaatttcagaaataaagaagaaatggGGCCCATCCCTTTGTTCCCAGGCTGGTCTGTGACGTCAATTCATTTATTCCGCATTCAAGCCATAACGTTTCACAACTTATATCCTCTGAGTCCTGGTGTTATGTTCCTCTTAGCAAATAACCATAAATTACTGCGGGATGGTCAACAacctcctctttccttctctgccatTATTTGGACGTGTCTTTGTGGAATTCTCAGATTCCAGGTCCTTCTCTTGAGGCCATGTCCATCTCACCTTGGCAGCAGCCTTTAGGTGTGCCTTTTGGAGAGGAaattttggtgttgtttttgcAGGATGAAGCCGTGACCAAAGCTTTGGAGAAGTGAGGCCACCCCGCAGCCCTGGCTTGCTGTTGTCTGTGGGTGTGTTGTGGAAAGTTCCCCAGCCTCTCTCAGCACTGACAAAGTGGTGTGGGCTTTGCAGCTGTTCCAAGTACTTGGAGTTGCACTTTCCACCCCATTCCCTCTCTCCAGACAATTTCCCCAGCTGTCAAAGCCTGACTGGAGACATCACCTTTACCATCAGTCATGCTCTGAGTGTGTCTTGCTGTCCCTCTTGTCTGGAAGTATTATAGTGATGGAAGGTTCTGATATTCAGGTTTTTAATTGGTCTTTCATTGATCTGAGTGTGGAGGAGAGAGATCATTTCTCTGGGCGATGTCTGATTGACAGAAAGGGAGTGTAGAAGTTGTCCAGGCTTTTTGGAGGTGAGGATTGCATGATCCTCAACAACCCAGGAAAGTCCAGGTGTCCAGTGTGGTGGCTTGAAAGGGATCTGAATGGCAGGAATCAGAGTGTTGAGGTCTGGGATGtcctttaaaatggaaaagaagctGAGCGAGCTGGAAGGATGCAGGAATGCAAATGGGACATGTTCTCAATATGCCACAAAATGACCTCGGATGACACCGGAGTTCTCCTCAGCTTTGGCTGGACCTTGTACGTGCCCTGACACGCGCTGTCAACAGCCACACACTGGTCTCTAATTCGGGCAGTTAGGAGGTGCCACCAAGGTCAGATGGAAACGGCCTCAAGGGAAAGGCATGAAAGTGCAGAActcaaggaaggaaaacattcccCACTGCTTGACTCAGCAGGCTGGGCCAGCcaaaagctgctgcctgcaaaaTGCCCCAAGGCCATGGGACAAGGCTGTCCTGCCCCTCCAGAACCAGCATAAAAGCCGAGCCCAGAATTTCTCTCCCTCACACACTTCTCCTGAAGCgttctccttctgctcctgccgACAACCAGGTGAGCCTCAATCCCCTGATCCTCCTGTTCTTTTACCCCTGGCCCTTCTCTTCCAGCATGCTCAACCCCAGCTTCAGCAGCCTTCACACCTCCCGACAACCCCACAACAGCCTCCACACTCCCTCACCCTCCTGCATCACTGCCCTGCCTCACCCCCTCTCTCTTCCAGGCACCCTCCACACCACACCCATGGCCTGCAACAACATCTGCCAACCCTGCGGACCCACCCCGCTGGCCAACAGCTGCAacgagccctgtgccctgcaatgCCAGGATTCCCGCGTTGTTATCCAgccttcccctgtgctggtcaccctgccaggacccatcaTGAGCTCCTTCCCCCAGAACACCGCCGTTGGATCCACCTCCTCGGCTGCCGTGGGCACTGAGCtcagtgtgcagggacagcccatctCTGGTGGATTTGGTGGCTTTGGCCTTGGCTATGGCCGTGGATTTGGCTATGGCCTGGGAGGCCTGGGCTGCTATGGCAGGAGGGGCTATGGCTCCATCTGCTAAGGGCTCTCAGCACCACCCCTGACACCACCAACTCTGGGCTCTGGCAACAGCTCCTGCAAGCAAAGCATCTCAGCTGATGTTTGTCCTGCTTGCAGCTCACTCTGGATCCcttccatttcattttcctgtctctttgtTCTTTTGCCGCAATAAAGTTTTTCTGCATCAAAGCCTGATAagcctcctcttcctttttgaTCTCCTGTGCTCTCACATCCTCACCCAGCacagtgccagggctcagcaggattttattgaaaggaaaaggggCACGAGAGTTTTCTCTAGGAAATATGTCAGCCATATTTAACAGAGCCACCACCACCAGTAACAAACAAGTCCTGCACAGGAAGCAGAGAAGGGGGAGAAccttacaaaatattttaccatCCAAACACCTCCTATACCAAAGGCTTTGACACAATAATGCTCTCCTGCTCAAAGTCTCTCTCTGCCAGCACACAAACTCTCTTCCCAGCAGGACCCTCAAGCCCTCTGAACAGACACTCATAAAATCTTCCACTTGGTCAGGAGCTCTGGAGTGCAAGTGTTTAATTTCCTGCAGCTCAAGCAGGACGAGCAAGAGCAGAGTTTCCCAGCACCATGGACAGTTCCCGTTTGGATTTCCCAGCAgtctccacctcctcctgccctctgtGAACAACCTCACACTGAAAAatccttgctttcttttcccacagAATTCCATCTGTTTTTCCTTGTGCTGTTGCCCTCTTGTCctcctgggaacagcaggactCCCTCGTCTTCATCCTCTGCCACCAGAGATTTGCTGAAGGCTGGCAGTCCCAGCTCACAGCCTCTCCTCTAGGAAAGATCATACTTTAGAGCATTGCTGGCCCTGAAATGCTCTTGATTCACTCAATCGACTTCATTTTCACACTGGGGTGGCCAGGACTGCCCACAACCCCTCACATGTGACCCCACCAGTGCTAAACAGAGAGCAAAATTCACCTCTCCCTGCTTGGTCATAACAGCATTCCAGATCCCGGACACTTGAGGTCCCTGCTCCCACAATGGTACAGGGACACCTCCAGCTCCGTTTCTCCTCCACCACAACCACCAAGGtgtttttggagaagaaaacaattgtTCCAACTGAGACTCAGACATTTTATCCCATCCAGGATAACTCCCCTCACCAAGAATCAGGGCTTGGCACCTGCCcttgctgagctccagcagatGTCCAGGACCACTCAGGTTTTCAGTGTTGGCCAAAAGGATCCAACTCCTGGATCCTGGGGACTTTCTGCCATCTGGATTTGGGACACTGACCACAAGCCTCTGGGCCCAGCCCTTCAGAGCCTTCTCAGGCCACTGACACAACTCAGACTTGCCTGGTTGTTGAGGATCATGCAATGCTCACCTCCAACAACCCTGGGCAACCTCCAAATCCTCATTCTGGCCACCAGATACTGCCCAGAGGAGTGACCTCACACCTCAGCCCAAGCTGGGACCTAAAATGCTCTGGATATCAAAACTGTAAAATCAAGATGGGCCCATAGAAGAGCACGACCAACATGAAAGACAAATTTTAATGTCAGAGTTTGCCAGACTGGGGAAATGCAAAGAATGAAGGAATGTGATGGAAGGGGCAGCACCAGATACTTGGAACAGCTGCgaagctcagcccagcctgacAAAGCTGAGAGAAACTGGGGACAATTTTTTACAACACACCCACAAGCCACAGCACACCAGGGCCACGGGATGACCTAAATGATGACACCACAGCTTTCCAAAGTTCTGGTCACGTCTTCAGCCTGCCCAGACACGAACCATCAACAGCAGAATTTGGTCGCTATAATTTGCAATGAAAAGAATTACAAGGTGCCACCGAGGTCAGATGGAGATGGCCTCAAGAGAGGGAcgtggaatcacagaatttacAAGGACACGTCGGAACCatgagaggggagggaagaggagcacACTGACTGCCCGTTAGTAATTATTAGGTTTTGCTCAGAGGGACACAATGTTAACATTTCGAGAACAAAAGTTACAAAACCCTGTGGATGAATGCGGAATGGGAGAATTGAGGTCACAGCCCAGGCAAAAAGGGATCAGGCactggtttgttgtttgtttgctggaTTTCTAAACCAGGTCAAGGAATGCACTTTAAATGACAGAGAATGCCGTCATGTAAATTTGAGAAATACAAATGGAACcaaacactggaacaagttCAGCCCGACTTTGTTCTCGTTTTCTAGATCCTCTCTTGATCCCGCTCAAGACCCAAGGCCATGAGATCTCTTTCATCCATCACAAAGAACTTCCAGGCACCTGGACCTTGCCAAGCTGTTCCAGAGTGACCTCTCCGGGAcatcagcagctccctcagcattCCTGGGTGCAACACAATGACTGATGGACATCAGCAGCACAAAACAGAGACCCAGCCTTCACAAGGCACCCACAAACCACAGCACATCAGTGCCACAAAGCGACCTCACTGATGACATTGCAAATCTTCAGGGCTCTGGTTGTTTATTAAGCCCTCACTGAAACACACTGAACAATCACATCCACCCAAATACCAAATTAATAATGTTCCTGCCAAGGTCAGATGGACACAGCAACAAGAGCTGGACACGAAACTGCACAACTGTGGCAGGGAAAACATTCCCCACCTCATGATTCACCAGGAACGAAAGAGCTGCTGACTAAAAAATGCCCCAAGGCCATGGGACAAGGCTGTCCCACCCCTCAAGAACCAGCATaaaagccagcacagagcctttCTCCCTCACACACTTCTCCTCAAGCCTTCTCCTCCTGATCCTGCTGACAACCAGGTGAGACTCAAACCCCTGACCCTCCTGTCCTGCATCCCTGGCCCCTCTCTTCCAGCACACTCTGCCgcagcctcagcagccctcATGCCTCCCCACAGACCCACAACAGCCTCCACActccctcaccctcctgccccactgcccctcacacccctgccctgcctcaccCCTCTCTCTTCCAGGACCCTCCACACCACACCCATGGCCTGCAACAGCATCTGCCAACCCTGCGGACCCACCCCGCTGGCCAACAGCTGCAacgagccctgtgccctgcaatgCCAGGATTCCCGAGTTGTTATCCAGCCTTCCCCTGTGCAggtcaccctgccaggacccatcaTGACCTCCTTCCCTCAGAACACCGCTGTCGGATCCACCTCCTcggctgctgtgggcactgagctcagtgtgcagggacagcccatctCTGGTGGCTTTGGTGGCTTTGGTGGCTTTGGCTATGGCCGTGGATTTGGCTATGGGCTGGGAGGCCTGGGCTGCTATGGCAGAAGGGGCTATGGCTACAACTGCTAAGGGCTCTCAGCACCACCTCTGACACCAACCACCCACTCCCTGGAACTGATCTCAGGCATTGAGGACTCATCTCTGGGACAAAGGCTCTCAAATGGGctcagcacttccagctcctgctctcagggcCCCAAGCAAGGCAGCAGCCAAGGGGCCAGCCCCGGTTGTCCCCAAACATGGCccatctgcctcctcctcttctcctgctccctgctctgcatggACCCTTTGGCTC includes:
- the LOC127059200 gene encoding feather keratin 1-like, with the translated sequence MACNSLCRPCGPTPLANSCNEPCALQCQDSRVVIQPSPVLVTLPGPIMTSFPQNTAVGSTSSAAVGTELSVQGQPISGGFGGFGSGLGYGRGFGYGLGGLDCYGRRGYGSIC
- the LOC103813820 gene encoding feather keratin B-4-like, with the translated sequence MACNNICQPCGPTPLANSCNEPCALQCQDSRVVIQPSPVLVTLPGPIMSSFPQNTAVGSTSSAAVGTELSVQGQPISGGFGGFGLGYGRGFGYGLGGLGCYGRRGYGSIC
- the LOC115484591 gene encoding feather keratin B-4-like, yielding MPQGHGTRLSHPSRTSIKASTEPFSLTHFSSSLLLLILLTTRTLHTTPMACNSICQPCGPTPLANSCNEPCALQCQDSRVVIQPSPVQVTLPGPIMTSFPQNTAVGSTSSAAVGTELSVQGQPISGGFGGFGGFGYGRGFGYGLGGLGCYGRRGYGYNC